One part of the Bacteroidia bacterium genome encodes these proteins:
- a CDS encoding kelch repeat-containing protein, which translates to MMIAFSRYSLLSCFYFFLFSVSFGQNWQPLSDASIARWLPGGLLLEDKLYVLSGFTSENGFDEKIIPSFEVYDIPTDSWTTLTHMPLSKYESSLDEAGVTHTANVLVNDSIWVIGGRTGDHPGPVTEEVWIYDTKTDVWHAGPDLPRPIANGYCVNIGRTLHYIGGFFNACSGMSEKHYTLDLDAWQANPSSVSWEDYRAPLPVGRAHISVVALGGKIYAFGGEDNHDCCYGGLPCRTDLKDVFVYDVETDVWTTMPDLPYARSHSELASFALDGKVVQVGSEVHSTISKTTLQFDPSTGLWTEATDWEFPELIMAPAVGIYKDSLIITHGGYPARGDPKTTAQYTKITRNPNYEIGWGKDTLDFWVYQGLSATQKALAWTLSGALDAELDLETPVSWITKPGIVSLDLVGRRIPIEVNSNGLAEGSYFAKLILKGNGPDVVDPAVSVAFSPDTIVVKLTVGQSPDGVVLMEQTNVCDKVEVGSSHTFPVEVMTPGANAINLNAASFSNSEFVLSGALPSSIPAGGSQTINVTFTPSAYGSLNSSFTLNHDGNGGFTQIDLGCRAIPTCIVPSDWVSTSLGSPAIEGSACVTDQSWRISAAGNNIWSTKDQGHFIAKEVSGDGDMIFKVNWATEQDEDTKIGIMFRNSLDESSANVFLRINPNHHLAIQYRPGDGQNTYKEIAIGYYPPHWLKLDRQGDVYTAYESEDGINWSLLNNSDNPVTVELNTTIYAGIAFTSHNTSALAEAEIEGMQLNFNNAVFPVVLNAFEAELIDGSVLLEWKVELEENFSHYEVERRTENNTGFRTVGVVSAEGKDTYQSWDSRPEPGSNVYRLAMHDIDGTIAYSDQIEVEVGAPNAFAVRMIEGLQAMEMIWFAESADAKLRLMDITGRQLWLRNKELHTDNKYMLNLPGLSPGYYVIEANWNGRFRRKLFLIK; encoded by the coding sequence ATGATGATTGCATTTTCACGATATTCCCTTCTAAGCTGCTTCTACTTTTTCCTTTTTTCTGTTTCATTCGGTCAAAACTGGCAGCCACTTAGCGATGCTTCAATTGCTCGTTGGCTTCCCGGGGGTTTGCTACTGGAAGATAAACTATATGTCTTATCGGGCTTCACTTCAGAAAATGGATTTGATGAGAAAATCATTCCATCATTTGAGGTTTATGATATTCCTACAGATAGCTGGACCACGCTTACACATATGCCCTTGTCTAAGTATGAGTCCAGTCTCGATGAAGCAGGAGTAACCCATACAGCCAATGTTCTGGTAAATGACAGTATATGGGTAATCGGAGGCAGGACAGGGGACCATCCGGGCCCAGTTACTGAAGAGGTTTGGATATATGATACCAAGACTGATGTCTGGCACGCAGGTCCTGATCTCCCAAGACCCATAGCGAATGGATATTGTGTAAATATCGGTAGAACTTTACATTATATCGGAGGCTTTTTTAATGCCTGTAGCGGTATGTCAGAAAAACACTATACCTTGGACCTCGACGCATGGCAGGCAAATCCTTCCTCGGTCAGCTGGGAAGATTATAGAGCCCCTCTTCCAGTAGGAAGAGCTCATATAAGTGTTGTGGCCCTTGGAGGTAAAATTTATGCATTTGGAGGAGAGGATAATCATGATTGTTGTTATGGAGGCCTTCCTTGTAGAACAGATCTTAAAGATGTTTTTGTATACGATGTAGAAACGGATGTCTGGACAACTATGCCAGATCTTCCTTATGCCAGATCTCATTCGGAATTGGCGAGTTTTGCCCTGGATGGGAAAGTTGTACAGGTCGGTTCTGAAGTTCACTCAACCATTTCAAAAACAACTTTGCAGTTTGATCCTTCTACCGGGCTTTGGACCGAAGCCACAGATTGGGAGTTTCCTGAATTGATCATGGCACCTGCTGTTGGCATTTATAAAGATAGTCTGATCATAACTCATGGAGGATATCCTGCAAGAGGCGACCCCAAAACAACCGCGCAATACACAAAAATTACTCGTAATCCCAACTATGAAATTGGTTGGGGAAAAGATACCCTGGATTTTTGGGTATACCAGGGACTTTCGGCTACTCAAAAAGCATTGGCCTGGACCCTCTCAGGAGCATTAGATGCAGAGTTAGATCTTGAAACTCCTGTTTCCTGGATAACAAAACCAGGTATAGTTTCTCTGGATTTGGTTGGAAGAAGAATTCCGATTGAAGTGAATAGCAATGGCTTGGCAGAAGGCAGCTATTTTGCTAAGCTGATCCTGAAAGGAAATGGCCCGGATGTAGTTGATCCTGCTGTGAGTGTTGCATTTAGTCCAGATACAATTGTTGTAAAATTGACAGTGGGCCAAAGTCCGGATGGAGTAGTTTTAATGGAACAAACCAACGTTTGTGATAAAGTCGAAGTAGGAAGTTCCCATACCTTTCCCGTAGAGGTTATGACTCCCGGAGCAAATGCTATCAATTTAAATGCTGCCTCCTTCTCGAATTCCGAATTTGTCTTAAGCGGAGCTCTTCCATCCAGTATTCCTGCCGGAGGGAGCCAAACTATAAATGTTACTTTTACTCCCAGTGCATATGGAAGCCTGAATAGCAGCTTCACACTCAATCATGATGGCAATGGGGGTTTTACCCAAATCGACCTGGGCTGTAGAGCAATACCAACTTGTATCGTTCCTTCCGATTGGGTCAGTACTTCTTTGGGAAGTCCTGCGATTGAAGGAAGTGCATGTGTAACAGATCAGAGCTGGCGAATATCAGCTGCCGGAAACAATATTTGGAGTACCAAAGATCAGGGACATTTTATTGCTAAAGAGGTGAGTGGGGATGGGGATATGATCTTTAAAGTCAATTGGGCAACTGAGCAAGATGAAGATACTAAAATAGGGATCATGTTTAGGAATAGCCTGGATGAAAGTTCGGCAAATGTCTTTCTACGCATCAATCCCAACCATCACCTGGCTATACAGTACCGACCTGGCGACGGCCAGAATACCTATAAGGAAATTGCCATTGGGTATTATCCTCCTCATTGGTTAAAGTTAGACAGACAAGGCGATGTCTATACTGCTTATGAATCAGAAGATGGGATAAACTGGAGCTTGCTCAACAACAGCGACAATCCAGTAACGGTTGAACTGAACACTACCATTTATGCTGGAATTGCTTTCACCAGTCATAATACCTCCGCTTTAGCAGAAGCCGAAATTGAAGGCATGCAACTCAATTTTAATAATGCAGTATTCCCCGTAGTCTTGAATGCATTTGAGGCAGAACTTATTGATGGATCAGTCTTACTGGAATGGAAAGTAGAATTGGAAGAAAATTTCTCGCATTATGAAGTTGAAAGACGAACAGAGAACAATACTGGCTTTCGAACCGTGGGGGTAGTTTCTGCAGAAGGGAAAGACACCTACCAAAGCTGGGATTCTCGCCCCGAGCCAGGCAGTAATGTATATCGACTCGCCATGCACGACATAGACGGTACCATTGCCTACAGCGATCAGATCGAAGTAGAAGTAGGAGCTCCCAATGCTTTCGCAGTACGGATGATTGAAGGCCTGCAAGCCATGGAAATGATTTGGTTTGCTGAGTCAGCAGATGCAAAACTCCGCTTGATGGATATCACCGGCCGCCAACTCTGGCTTAGAAACAAAGAATTGCATACAGACAACAAATACATGTTGAATTTGCCGGGACTTTCTCCGGGATATTATGTGATTGAAGCCAATTGGAATGGAAGATTCAGAAGGAAACTTTTCCTTATAAAATGA